The Miscanthus floridulus cultivar M001 chromosome 17, ASM1932011v1, whole genome shotgun sequence genome has a window encoding:
- the LOC136515573 gene encoding protein FAR1-RELATED SEQUENCE 5-like: MILELGTLRRAVEDKRTKELESEFEARKNIPRRLMRTPMLVQASKVYTPVIFEVFQTKYERSMAACTRVLEGDNKYVVAVGSLHDDLRFEAEHTVVGDFLNQTVCCSCGMFNRVGILCAHGLKVLDLMNIKMLPTHYILKRWTREARPGSIQDRHGRNVIENPKLEAQLRFKSMSHKFHNLAYKAADSLECCLLLDNALDCLCTQVEDKLNLSSCAMDEKPTNEEENVDPNVNQRDNLLSAAKLKKKEVQSKNSKRKRTWIDKLRHKGKHKQAKSSIPPKSAKPKKKGTKPKNKNDVVHPQVELENDGSNRDEVQESQDYNVIGSFTQLITAPTCDEDNLLF; encoded by the exons ATGATTCTGGAATTAGGCACTTTGAGAAGGGCAGTGGAAGACAAAAGAACTAAGGAGCTGGAATCTGAATTTGAGGCAAGGAAGAACATACCAAGAAGGCTAATGCGCACTCCTATGTTAGTGCAAGCAAGTAAAGTATACACACCAGTTATTTTTGAAGTTTTTCAAACCAAATATGAAAGATCTATGGCTGCATGTACACGAGTATTAGAAGGAGACAACAAATATGTTGTTGCTGTTGGGAGTCTCCATGATGATCTAAGATTTGAGGCAGAGCACACAGTAGTAGGTGACTTTTTAAATCAGACAGTTTGTTGTAGCTGTGGAATGTTCAATAGGGTAGGAATATTATGTGCACATGGTCTGAAAGTTCTTGATTTAATGAATATAAAGATGTTGCCAACACATTACATCTTAAAGAGATGGACTAGAGAAGCGCGCCCAGGAAGTATTCAAGATAGGCACGGAAGAAATGTGATAGAAAACCCAAAACTGGAAGCTCAACTTCGATTCAAGTCTATGTCTCACAAATTCCACAATTTGGCGTATAAAGCCGCCGACTCTCTAGAATGTTGCTTGCTGCTCGACAATGCTCTTGATTGCCTTTGCACACAAGTTGAGGATAAACTTAATTTATCTAGCTGTGCTATGGATGAAAAAccaacaaatgaagaagaaaatgtTGACCCAAATGTGAACCAAAGAGATAATTTGCTTAGTGCTGCAAAGCTAAAGAAAAAGGAGGTCCAGTCAAAAAATTCAAAAAGAAAGAGGACTTGGATCGATAAGTTACGACACAAGGGGAAACACAAGCAAGCAAAATCTTCTATACCACCAAAATCTGCCAAACCAAAGAAAAAAGGAACAAAG CCAAAAAACAAAAACGATGTTGTACATCCCCAAGTTGAATTGGAAAATGATGGCAGCAACAGAGATGAAGTTCAGGAGTCTCAAGATTATAATGTCATTGGCAGTTTTACTCAGCTCAtaacagctccaacttgtgacgAAGATAACCTTCTGTTCTAG